The following coding sequences lie in one Nonomuraea muscovyensis genomic window:
- a CDS encoding LamG-like jellyroll fold domain-containing protein has translation MERMNNASVLLMWTLRAYRAIHGDLSHIADVGVTPKDQDRQSNSLGLKVFVNELDSSTGSRRNPRRGLATATVLTVTASLLVVGSVTEAAANPDPGAANNLPAPTVTTFPRPKDPDAPLRAAVAEARKQNKPVAVEAAYTETSRTWAYPDGHLGTESYGGPTQLKQGDGSWAWIDPTLVDQNGVLRPKLAKADVRVSAGGSGPFATINLDKERSFGLSWPTALPRPQIKGNVATYVGAAGPSADLVVTALPTGFRHDVVLRERPKGPVEFRIPVVTDNLKLSLTKKDGLKLTDGKGKTVLSAPTPLMWDAAAATPSAGQPGRQAAVETKVEAKDDGAGVLVLKPDAKWLADPATKYPVTVDPTTTLGVTQEVGIRSPRNQSSPGSVGRYTTSSCSGPGCTPVYTEVFSRALMAFDTSSIANRQVVQATMQLQLRSDVTTCSEFQGIAALRITQAWVADSTFWGNQPATTAEERSTVSPCTLPKTTGSVWSWDLTTMTRLWATGTPNHGLMLQLTQESPIPANFAESFSFWAQLWGQNVPKLSVDWVLPPEIPTVTAESIDSMDGNDAIARSTNVKVTYKSSVPEAKPLDYTVTVNDSTMPPPATELPAGENAYWKLDETSGATAADSSGKNKPATLTGAYTRIPGQLGQAVTFTGGHAATSSPVINTDDSFTATTWVRLNSSTIEQTVMSQMGVNQPGFTVAYNTSDAAEYDQRWILSMIRDDVTGSIHETVVQSEDLAKIGEWTHLAAQYDKTAGKIRLYVDGVLSSERDHTVGWNAQGAFEIGRARVLADNLNGSVDDVHVYQRALTANEIRTLVGVPGTTTHNNIPSGQVLDKLFALDNPASFKFVVKACRSGVTPPSCNESPAYRITSDAPMLPTDTETGTAEPMQPILSGVVNRPSGGPVLAKYYLYDNTGAPVGSAPIGTRTVSGGVRASFQVPANTVQPGTTYKWQMTACAALPSSTETGSVSVSAVNEVCTSKTTPISFSTPGTPPPPDPVGTVRQVILSRDSFVVKTAKADPAACDGAACTLADSSAIQVGGQGTDSQLTALKINAGEIPNGAIPVESLLDLGSATCSGGACPADAKVTITRLDSQVAAGTKTTDLVETANADSKYTIDAEQPKVDITGDEQTWLLLKSDSATPITLGESTAPTQPSLMVTYAPPGPPSKVQDLRSQAGDGGAVATWAVPASNGSMSLLDGYDVEAVDPSGNAVRTLQTTEPSATITGLTNGTAYTIRVAARTSFGRGDWESTAVTPKAVVVPPTSNCTAPTRQNLTVTIEEYYYRQAGVVDGSYPNVWASTYSSNISPKDRTASASALDPLNPAAAKLALTNPAVVAESEELKRSKTRRENTTVSLTNVLPYNAPDGTVTLRGTLERSWTDVLTDTNGGEFPKPTTMTEEYDFSFTDCGAVRHVSVSPEIDTSGMDWILDGSEDEANGNAGGSRGPDGNVVSGATHKCANYVCRFDSHGSISPTSGMKLTAGGVLRYRGYRNWLVNGPTEMQIEELRGWAIVSYTSGFKKNKKNKALIKNATIRAKTTAAFMFTSGTLSIDASGVPGGGFSTTKDTASFEISGSAGTAKVMIPPPDRIRSFPATCDLPLCSFTAMRHLVEAQVNFKKDGWDLGDPLTIRSPWGHATTKEI, from the coding sequence ATGGAGCGGATGAACAATGCATCGGTTCTACTTATGTGGACGTTACGTGCATATCGTGCCATCCATGGTGATCTTTCTCATATTGCCGACGTAGGAGTAACACCTAAAGATCAAGACCGACAATCCAACTCACTGGGATTGAAGGTGTTTGTGAACGAGTTAGATAGCTCAACGGGTTCCAGACGGAACCCCAGACGAGGGCTCGCGACAGCAACGGTGCTAACGGTGACAGCATCGCTACTGGTCGTGGGCTCCGTCACCGAGGCCGCGGCCAATCCTGACCCGGGGGCCGCCAACAACCTTCCGGCCCCCACGGTGACGACCTTCCCGCGTCCAAAAGATCCAGACGCGCCACTGCGGGCCGCAGTCGCAGAGGCAAGAAAGCAGAACAAGCCGGTCGCAGTGGAGGCCGCATATACGGAGACCTCCCGTACATGGGCGTATCCGGACGGGCATCTGGGCACCGAATCTTACGGTGGTCCAACTCAACTGAAGCAGGGCGACGGCTCGTGGGCTTGGATCGATCCAACCCTCGTCGATCAGAACGGAGTGCTGCGGCCCAAGCTGGCCAAAGCGGACGTGCGCGTGTCGGCGGGCGGCTCCGGCCCGTTCGCGACCATAAACCTGGACAAGGAACGTTCGTTCGGGCTGTCGTGGCCAACGGCGTTGCCTCGCCCGCAGATCAAGGGCAACGTGGCCACCTATGTGGGCGCCGCAGGACCGTCGGCGGACCTCGTCGTGACAGCGCTCCCGACCGGATTCCGGCACGACGTGGTCCTGCGCGAACGCCCGAAGGGTCCGGTCGAGTTCCGCATCCCGGTGGTCACTGACAACCTCAAGTTGAGCCTGACCAAGAAGGACGGGCTGAAGCTGACCGACGGCAAGGGCAAGACTGTGCTGTCGGCGCCGACACCGCTGATGTGGGACGCGGCGGCCGCCACTCCATCCGCTGGTCAGCCGGGCCGCCAGGCGGCGGTCGAGACGAAGGTGGAGGCTAAGGACGACGGCGCCGGTGTGCTGGTGCTCAAACCGGACGCCAAGTGGCTGGCAGATCCGGCCACCAAGTACCCGGTCACCGTGGATCCCACCACCACCCTGGGAGTGACTCAGGAAGTCGGAATCCGCTCACCCCGCAACCAGAGCTCTCCTGGATCGGTCGGCCGATACACCACGAGCTCATGCTCGGGTCCAGGCTGTACGCCCGTCTACACCGAGGTGTTCAGCCGGGCGCTGATGGCGTTCGACACCTCCTCAATCGCGAACCGCCAGGTGGTCCAGGCCACCATGCAGTTGCAGTTGCGCAGCGACGTCACCACGTGCAGCGAGTTCCAAGGAATCGCCGCGCTGCGCATCACTCAGGCGTGGGTAGCCGACAGTACGTTCTGGGGTAACCAACCGGCCACCACGGCAGAGGAACGCTCCACGGTCAGCCCCTGTACGCTGCCCAAGACGACCGGGTCGGTGTGGAGCTGGGATCTGACCACGATGACCCGGCTGTGGGCCACCGGCACCCCCAACCACGGGCTGATGCTGCAGCTCACCCAGGAATCGCCCATACCTGCGAACTTCGCCGAGAGCTTCTCCTTCTGGGCGCAGCTGTGGGGACAGAATGTCCCCAAGCTCAGCGTCGACTGGGTCCTGCCGCCGGAGATCCCCACCGTCACCGCGGAGTCCATCGACTCCATGGACGGCAACGACGCGATCGCCCGCAGCACCAACGTCAAGGTGACCTACAAGTCCAGCGTTCCTGAGGCGAAACCGCTGGACTACACCGTCACCGTCAACGACTCCACCATGCCCCCGCCGGCGACCGAACTACCCGCGGGCGAGAACGCCTACTGGAAGCTGGACGAGACCTCCGGTGCCACCGCCGCCGACTCCTCAGGCAAGAACAAGCCCGCCACCCTGACCGGCGCCTACACCCGCATTCCGGGGCAGCTCGGCCAGGCAGTGACGTTCACGGGCGGCCATGCCGCCACCAGCAGCCCAGTCATCAACACCGACGACAGCTTCACCGCTACCACCTGGGTCCGGCTGAACAGCAGCACCATCGAGCAAACCGTCATGTCCCAGATGGGCGTCAACCAGCCCGGCTTCACCGTGGCTTACAACACGTCCGACGCTGCCGAATACGATCAGCGCTGGATCCTGTCCATGATCAGGGACGACGTCACCGGCAGCATCCACGAGACCGTGGTCCAGTCCGAGGACCTGGCCAAGATCGGCGAATGGACGCACCTGGCCGCGCAGTACGACAAGACCGCCGGCAAGATCCGCCTTTACGTGGACGGAGTACTGTCCTCCGAACGCGACCACACGGTGGGCTGGAACGCCCAAGGCGCGTTTGAGATCGGCCGCGCTCGTGTCCTCGCTGACAACCTCAACGGATCTGTGGACGACGTCCACGTCTATCAGCGGGCACTGACCGCAAACGAAATCCGCACCCTGGTCGGCGTTCCCGGTACCACAACCCACAACAACATCCCCTCCGGCCAAGTGCTCGACAAGCTCTTCGCCCTCGACAACCCGGCCAGCTTCAAGTTCGTTGTCAAGGCCTGCCGTTCCGGGGTCACCCCGCCCTCCTGCAATGAAAGCCCGGCCTACCGAATCACCAGCGACGCCCCCATGCTGCCGACCGACACCGAAACCGGCACGGCCGAACCCATGCAGCCGATCCTGTCGGGCGTGGTCAACCGGCCTTCTGGGGGACCAGTCCTGGCAAAGTACTACCTGTACGACAACACGGGGGCACCGGTCGGATCTGCGCCCATCGGCACCCGCACCGTCAGTGGTGGCGTCCGGGCCTCCTTCCAGGTCCCGGCGAACACGGTCCAACCAGGCACTACCTATAAGTGGCAGATGACGGCCTGCGCCGCCCTCCCCTCATCCACCGAGACCGGATCTGTATCCGTCAGCGCGGTCAACGAGGTGTGTACGTCCAAGACCACACCCATCAGTTTCAGCACCCCTGGCACTCCCCCGCCGCCAGATCCTGTTGGCACTGTCCGCCAGGTCATACTCAGCCGGGACAGCTTCGTTGTCAAAACAGCTAAAGCGGATCCCGCAGCCTGCGATGGCGCAGCGTGTACGTTGGCTGACAGTTCAGCTATCCAGGTTGGCGGTCAGGGTACCGACAGCCAACTCACTGCGCTGAAGATCAATGCGGGCGAGATTCCCAATGGGGCGATTCCTGTCGAGTCTCTGCTCGACTTGGGCTCTGCTACGTGTTCAGGCGGGGCGTGCCCAGCCGATGCGAAGGTGACAATCACCCGACTTGATTCACAAGTCGCAGCGGGGACCAAAACGACCGATCTGGTCGAAACTGCAAATGCAGACTCTAAGTACACGATAGATGCAGAACAACCCAAAGTGGATATTACGGGCGACGAGCAGACGTGGCTTCTGCTAAAATCGGACAGTGCTACACCCATTACCCTCGGAGAAAGCACGGCTCCGACCCAGCCCTCCCTCATGGTGACCTACGCACCGCCAGGCCCTCCGAGCAAGGTGCAGGACCTGCGCAGCCAAGCAGGCGATGGCGGCGCGGTAGCCACGTGGGCAGTGCCTGCGAGTAACGGGTCCATGTCACTTCTCGATGGGTACGATGTTGAAGCAGTCGATCCCAGCGGAAATGCGGTCCGCACATTACAGACCACGGAGCCCTCGGCCACAATAACTGGGCTGACCAACGGCACCGCGTATACGATTCGTGTTGCAGCCCGCACAAGTTTCGGTCGCGGTGATTGGGAATCAACCGCAGTGACACCCAAAGCCGTTGTAGTTCCCCCGACATCTAACTGCACGGCGCCGACGAGGCAGAATCTTACGGTAACGATCGAAGAGTATTACTACCGTCAGGCCGGCGTTGTAGACGGGAGCTACCCTAACGTCTGGGCCAGCACCTACAGCTCCAATATCTCTCCGAAGGACCGAACCGCCTCCGCCTCTGCACTCGATCCGCTCAACCCCGCTGCAGCTAAGCTTGCACTTACGAATCCAGCCGTGGTTGCCGAAAGCGAAGAGCTTAAGAGGAGTAAGACGAGGAGGGAGAACACAACGGTCTCTCTTACTAATGTTCTCCCATACAATGCGCCAGACGGCACAGTTACACTTCGGGGGACGCTGGAGCGCAGCTGGACCGATGTGCTAACGGACACAAATGGCGGAGAGTTCCCCAAGCCAACCACGATGACAGAGGAGTACGACTTCTCGTTCACCGATTGTGGAGCCGTACGCCATGTATCCGTGAGCCCAGAGATCGACACGAGCGGCATGGATTGGATTCTCGACGGATCCGAGGACGAGGCTAACGGGAATGCCGGCGGGAGTCGCGGTCCAGACGGCAACGTAGTCAGTGGCGCAACGCATAAATGCGCTAATTACGTCTGCCGATTCGACAGTCACGGTTCTATTTCACCTACATCCGGTATGAAGCTGACAGCAGGAGGCGTTCTTCGATACAGAGGGTATCGAAACTGGCTAGTCAACGGCCCGACCGAGATGCAGATCGAAGAGCTCCGAGGCTGGGCCATTGTCAGCTACACTTCAGGCTTCAAAAAGAATAAGAAGAATAAAGCTCTGATCAAAAACGCTACTATCAGGGCGAAGACGACCGCCGCCTTTATGTTCACGTCAGGCACTCTCTCGATAGACGCGAGCGGAGTGCCGGGAGGTGGGTTCTCCACCACCAAGGACACCGCCTCGTTCGAGATCTCAGGATCCGCGGGGACAGCAAAGGTGATGATTCCCCCACCGGATCGTATCCGCTCATTCCCAGCAACCTGCGATCTCCCGCTATGTTCATTCACTGCCATGAGGCATCTTGTAGAGGCTCAGGTCAATTTCAAAAAGGACGGATGGGATCTAGGTGACCCTCTAACCATTCGGTCACCGTGGGGTCATGCCACTACCAAGGAAATCTAG